From a region of the Apibacter sp. B3706 genome:
- a CDS encoding TonB-dependent receptor plug domain-containing protein: MKLFYSIIALFVCLVLVAQESKELEGVVIQGKTLSLPFNKTSQNVQIITKEQIKAMPASSIEEVLSYYSGIDIRQRGAHGVQADVSIRGSSFEQVLILINGIRMNDSQTGHNTMNLPVDLASIERIEIVKGPAARRFGQNAYAGAINIVTRPSTKNDLTISGSLGDFNTTSLGASLNVSGKKFSHFIQAETSQSDGYRYNTDYQVKNVWYQNQYKLNGGELRLQGGFIDKKFGANGFYSSPLAKDQYEAIQTSLVSIGWNQKSGKFKWESNAYWRRSQDEYIFERHNPSKYRNLHIGNNAGIEANTNYSSSLGITGVGLDFRKEYLSSNNLGKNHRTVYFAFLEHRFMFFKNRLDITPGISFSDYSDFGNFWYPGIDIGYSINQQNKLFANLGKTYRVPTYTDLNYTDPVTEGNTNLKPENALSYELGYRFNHKNIKTTISFFRRESRKSIDWTKDSEEGKWKPENISRINTDGVEVDFNYSFTALFIKSINLGYTYLDKNLKYSDRAYSRYSLDNLRHQLVVKVEHKLLKNISNQIIYRYNDRVNLDDYHLLDDRLMYQTNHLQLYIQMTNILNTKYTESNLVPMPGRWIQGGVIFKNFL, encoded by the coding sequence ATGAAACTATTTTATTCAATTATTGCCTTGTTTGTATGTTTAGTACTGGTTGCGCAGGAGAGTAAAGAACTTGAAGGAGTTGTAATTCAAGGGAAAACACTTTCCTTACCTTTTAACAAAACTTCACAAAATGTTCAGATAATTACGAAAGAACAAATCAAAGCTATGCCTGCCTCCAGTATTGAAGAAGTTCTTTCTTATTATTCAGGAATAGATATAAGACAAAGGGGAGCGCATGGAGTACAAGCCGATGTTAGTATAAGAGGAAGTTCTTTTGAACAAGTATTAATTCTTATCAATGGAATACGCATGAATGATAGCCAAACCGGACATAATACCATGAATCTTCCGGTAGATTTAGCTTCCATTGAACGAATTGAAATAGTTAAAGGTCCTGCAGCTCGTCGTTTTGGACAAAATGCATATGCCGGTGCTATTAATATTGTTACTCGTCCGTCTACCAAGAATGATTTAACAATTTCAGGATCTTTAGGTGATTTTAATACGACATCTTTAGGTGCTTCATTAAATGTTTCAGGAAAAAAGTTTTCTCACTTTATTCAAGCAGAAACTTCACAATCTGATGGATATCGTTACAATACAGACTATCAAGTTAAAAATGTATGGTATCAGAATCAGTATAAATTAAACGGGGGAGAACTTCGTTTACAAGGAGGATTTATTGATAAAAAATTTGGAGCTAACGGATTTTATTCCTCCCCTTTAGCAAAAGATCAGTATGAAGCAATTCAAACTTCTTTGGTTAGCATTGGTTGGAATCAAAAATCAGGTAAATTCAAATGGGAATCCAATGCATATTGGAGAAGGTCTCAAGACGAATATATTTTCGAAAGACATAATCCCTCAAAATATAGAAACCTTCATATAGGTAATAATGCAGGAATCGAAGCCAATACAAACTATTCATCTTCTTTAGGAATCACCGGTGTTGGATTGGACTTTAGAAAGGAATATTTATCTTCCAATAATTTAGGAAAAAATCATCGGACAGTTTATTTTGCATTTTTGGAACATCGATTTATGTTTTTTAAAAACAGATTGGATATTACTCCGGGAATTAGCTTTTCCGACTATTCGGATTTTGGGAATTTTTGGTATCCGGGAATTGATATTGGATACAGTATAAACCAACAAAATAAATTATTTGCTAATTTAGGAAAAACCTATAGAGTTCCTACGTATACAGATCTTAATTATACAGATCCGGTCACAGAAGGAAATACTAATTTAAAACCGGAGAATGCTTTGTCTTATGAATTGGGATATCGATTTAATCATAAAAACATAAAAACTACCATCAGCTTTTTTAGAAGGGAATCAAGAAAAAGTATAGATTGGACAAAAGATAGTGAAGAAGGTAAATGGAAACCCGAAAATATTTCAAGAATAAATACGGATGGTGTAGAAGTTGATTTTAATTATTCTTTTACGGCACTCTTCATAAAATCAATCAATTTAGGTTATACCTATTTGGATAAAAATTTAAAATATTCTGACCGAGCGTACTCTAGATATTCATTAGATAATTTAAGACATCAGTTGGTTGTTAAAGTAGAGCATAAACTCCTCAAGAATATATCCAATCAAATAATTTATAGATACAATGACAGAGTAAACTTAGATGATTACCATTTATTGGATGATCGTCTTATGTATCAAACCAATCATTTACAGTTATACATCCAAATGACCAATATACTCAATACTAAATATACCGAATCAAATTTGGTACCTATGCCGGGTAGATGGATACAAGGAGGAGTAATTTTTAAGAATTTTTTATAA
- a CDS encoding chaperone modulator CbpM, whose translation MKNDLITIEEYSIHYNVDVSFIEDLENLGIIHTVQKEEIKYIPFDILSDLESYSRMFYDMDINLAGIDAVKNLLFKIRKLQLEMTELKNRLKFYE comes from the coding sequence ATGAAAAATGATTTGATAACTATAGAAGAATATTCCATACATTATAATGTAGATGTATCATTTATTGAGGATTTAGAAAATTTGGGTATTATCCATACCGTTCAAAAGGAGGAAATAAAATACATTCCTTTTGATATTCTTTCCGATTTGGAATCTTATTCCAGAATGTTTTATGACATGGATATAAACCTTGCAGGAATTGATGCTGTAAAAAATTTACTTTTTAAAATACGTAAACTACAACTTGAGATGACCGAACTTAAAAACAGGCTTAAATTTTATGAATAA
- a CDS encoding DnaJ C-terminal domain-containing protein — protein sequence MAYIDYYKVLGLSKNASQDDIKKAYRKLARKYHPDLNPNDKEANVKFQQINEANEVLGDPEKRKKYDQYGENWKHAEQFEQARQQQGGGGGQYYYDNSGNPFEGFSQGFGTEGFSDFFSDLFGGRTGRTHRRSSQFKGQDYTTELRLSLRDAATTHKQTLNVNGKQIRITIPAGISNGQQIKLKGQGGPGANGGPNGDLYITFNLLEDPKFKRLHNDLTTTAEVDLYTAVLGGEITVDTLDGKVKLKVSPGTQNGTKVRLKGKGFPVYKKEGEHGDLFVIYQVKIPTHLSEKQKNLFKQLAES from the coding sequence ATGGCATATATTGATTATTATAAAGTTTTAGGATTAAGTAAAAATGCTTCTCAGGATGATATCAAAAAGGCATACCGAAAATTAGCCCGAAAGTACCATCCGGATTTAAATCCTAATGATAAAGAAGCTAATGTAAAATTTCAGCAGATTAATGAAGCTAATGAAGTTTTGGGCGATCCCGAAAAACGTAAGAAGTATGATCAATACGGCGAAAATTGGAAACATGCAGAACAATTTGAACAAGCACGTCAACAACAAGGAGGCGGTGGCGGTCAATACTATTATGACAATTCCGGTAACCCTTTTGAAGGTTTTTCCCAAGGTTTTGGTACGGAAGGTTTTTCTGATTTTTTTAGTGATCTTTTTGGTGGAAGAACCGGTAGAACTCATCGAAGAAGTTCTCAATTTAAAGGGCAAGATTATACCACAGAATTACGTCTTTCCTTGCGAGACGCAGCAACCACACATAAACAGACTCTTAACGTCAACGGTAAACAAATACGTATTACCATTCCTGCAGGTATTTCTAATGGTCAGCAAATAAAATTGAAAGGTCAAGGGGGCCCGGGTGCAAACGGAGGGCCTAACGGAGATTTATATATTACTTTTAATCTTTTGGAAGATCCTAAATTTAAAAGGTTACATAATGATTTAACCACTACTGCAGAAGTAGATCTTTATACAGCTGTTTTAGGGGGAGAAATAACCGTTGATACTCTGGATGGTAAAGTTAAACTCAAAGTGAGTCCGGGTACACAAAATGGAACTAAAGTGCGATTGAAAGGTAAAGGATTTCCTGTGTATAAAAAAGAGGGAGAACATGGAGATTTATTCGTGATTTACCAAGTAAAAATACCTACTCATCTTTCTGAAAAGCAAAAAAATTTATTTAAACAATTAGCAGAATCATAA
- a CDS encoding aldehyde dehydrogenase family protein yields the protein MNQNLINFFPKENEIPEHFRLQNEISQKRVLIDGEFIEWEGPFQEVYSPIYTRSNSTDELVQTKLGSYPICTSKEAEKALQAALKAFNGGRGEWPSMSVSQRISAMENFIVKMVEQREKVVKLLVWEICKSYKDSEKEFDRTVDAIKCSIEALKELDINSSRTKTDEGVVAQVKKSPYGVVLCMGPYNYPLNETFATLIPALLMGNTVLFKPPRRGTLLFEPLLNAFKECFPAGVINTLYGRGKDVIPTLMQSGKINVLAFIGSSKVVNGMIKEHPNANSLHSVLGLDAKNAAIIDKTADIDLAVKEAILGTFSFNGQRCTALKILFVHSSIADKFNKKFTEEISKLKVGMPWEDNVTITPLAEPDKPQYVQKCIDEALENNGEIINKENGGGQILNSLVSPTVIYPANEKMNLLYNNEQFAPIIPIVPFDDLESPISYITNSTKGQQAAIFSNDEDTVSYLVDALCCQVGRININAQCQRGPDTLPFNGRKNSALGTLSTIDALYALSIDSVVATKDTKSNDNLIDSVIKSGKSSRLS from the coding sequence ATGAATCAGAACTTAATAAATTTTTTTCCAAAAGAAAATGAAATTCCTGAACATTTTCGACTTCAAAACGAAATCTCTCAGAAAAGAGTATTGATCGATGGAGAATTTATTGAATGGGAAGGTCCATTTCAAGAAGTTTATTCTCCTATTTATACCCGTTCAAACTCTACAGATGAGTTAGTACAAACTAAATTAGGGAGCTATCCAATCTGTACTTCTAAAGAAGCTGAAAAAGCCTTACAGGCTGCTTTAAAAGCTTTTAACGGAGGAAGAGGAGAATGGCCGTCTATGTCTGTTTCTCAAAGAATCTCTGCGATGGAAAATTTCATCGTTAAAATGGTTGAGCAAAGAGAAAAAGTAGTAAAATTACTAGTTTGGGAAATTTGTAAAAGCTATAAAGACTCCGAAAAAGAATTCGATAGAACGGTTGATGCAATAAAATGTTCTATTGAGGCTCTGAAAGAATTAGATATAAATTCATCTCGTACAAAAACAGATGAAGGGGTGGTTGCTCAGGTTAAAAAATCTCCTTATGGAGTTGTCCTTTGTATGGGCCCTTACAATTATCCGTTAAATGAGACTTTTGCGACTTTGATACCTGCTTTATTAATGGGTAACACCGTATTGTTCAAACCACCGCGTCGTGGTACATTATTGTTTGAACCTTTATTAAATGCATTTAAAGAATGTTTTCCTGCAGGGGTTATCAATACTTTATACGGTAGAGGTAAAGATGTTATTCCTACTTTAATGCAATCAGGTAAAATTAATGTATTAGCATTTATCGGATCCAGTAAAGTAGTAAATGGAATGATTAAAGAACATCCTAATGCAAACAGTCTTCATTCCGTATTAGGATTAGACGCCAAAAATGCGGCTATTATCGACAAAACTGCTGATATCGATTTAGCGGTTAAAGAAGCTATTTTGGGTACTTTTTCTTTCAACGGACAAAGATGTACGGCTTTAAAAATACTATTTGTACATTCTTCAATTGCTGATAAATTCAATAAAAAATTCACTGAGGAAATATCTAAATTGAAAGTGGGAATGCCATGGGAAGATAATGTAACCATTACTCCGCTAGCAGAACCGGACAAACCTCAATATGTTCAAAAATGTATTGATGAAGCTTTAGAAAACAACGGTGAAATTATTAATAAAGAAAATGGAGGAGGACAAATTTTAAATTCATTAGTTAGCCCAACCGTAATTTATCCGGCTAATGAGAAAATGAATCTATTATATAATAATGAGCAATTTGCTCCTATCATTCCGATAGTTCCTTTTGACGATCTTGAATCTCCGATTAGCTATATTACCAATTCAACTAAAGGACAACAAGCAGCCATCTTCAGTAATGATGAAGATACTGTATCTTATCTTGTTGATGCTCTATGTTGTCAAGTAGGTAGAATCAATATTAATGCTCAATGTCAACGTGGACCTGATACGCTTCCTTTTAACGGTAGAAAAAATTCAGCTTTAGGTACTCTCTCAACCATTGACGCATTATATGCCCTATCTATCGACTCTGTTGTAGCTACCAAGGATACTAAATCAAATGACAATTTGATTGACTCTGTTATAAAGAGTGGTAAATCTTCAAGATTAAGCTAA
- a CDS encoding APC family permease, with protein sequence MNFNTFFRKKNISDLQDTTQKSELSRVLTVKDLTFFGIAAIIGAGIFSTIGRASYEGGPAISLLFILVAVACIFTALCYAQFASMIPVSGSAYTYAYVSLGEIFAWTIGWALILEYAVSNMVIAISWSGYFVSMLQGFGFHWPDWLSIDYWNAHRAYLEYLAHPQSLSQNDLRLSEIYQSAPEIANIKIIFNLPAGLITLLVTTLAYVGIKESTRVSNALVWIKLSVIIGIILIGVFYIKPDNWSPFFPNGLGGVMGGVAAVFFSFIGFDSISTTAEEAKNPQRDLPRAMLYCIIICTVLYASIALILTGMVNYKELRVDDPLAYVFNKIGINFIAGIISVSAVIAMTGAILVYQIGQPRIWMTMSRDGLLWKPFGTIHKKYHTPGFATIIAGFFVGIPAMFLDMQLVVDLTSVGTFFAFILVCSGVLYLDNKGLSHQAKFKLIYINGQYLIPLSFCLAIILFLTQTNYKEILADKPLLAIFWIIWFGLSLGAFKYKFSLIPILGILFNLYLMTELGWSNWGMFILWLLIGLSIYFLYGRKNSKLEKLIQTSHNH encoded by the coding sequence ATGAATTTTAACACATTTTTTCGTAAAAAAAATATTTCTGATTTACAGGATACAACCCAAAAATCTGAATTAAGCAGAGTATTAACTGTAAAGGATTTAACTTTTTTTGGAATTGCTGCGATTATAGGCGCCGGCATTTTCAGTACCATCGGTAGAGCTTCTTATGAAGGAGGACCCGCCATTTCATTACTCTTTATCTTAGTGGCTGTTGCTTGTATTTTTACCGCATTATGTTATGCGCAATTTGCTTCTATGATTCCGGTGAGCGGTAGCGCTTATACTTATGCTTATGTTTCTTTAGGTGAAATATTTGCTTGGACTATCGGGTGGGCTTTAATACTTGAATATGCTGTATCAAACATGGTGATCGCAATCTCTTGGTCGGGATATTTTGTGTCTATGTTGCAAGGTTTTGGCTTTCATTGGCCTGATTGGCTTTCCATTGATTATTGGAATGCTCACAGAGCTTATCTTGAATATCTTGCACATCCTCAAAGTCTATCTCAAAATGATCTTAGATTATCGGAAATATATCAATCTGCTCCGGAAATTGCCAACATAAAAATAATATTTAATTTACCGGCGGGATTAATTACTTTATTAGTTACCACCCTGGCGTACGTAGGAATTAAAGAATCTACCCGTGTAAGTAATGCTTTAGTTTGGATTAAATTATCTGTAATCATAGGTATTATTTTAATTGGTGTATTTTATATAAAACCGGATAATTGGTCGCCTTTCTTTCCTAATGGTTTAGGAGGAGTTATGGGAGGAGTGGCTGCCGTATTTTTTTCTTTTATCGGGTTTGATTCTATATCAACTACAGCTGAAGAAGCTAAAAATCCACAAAGGGATTTGCCACGCGCCATGCTATACTGTATTATAATTTGTACCGTTTTATATGCTTCAATAGCATTAATATTGACCGGTATGGTTAATTATAAAGAATTACGTGTTGATGACCCGTTGGCGTATGTTTTCAATAAAATAGGAATAAATTTTATAGCCGGAATCATTTCCGTGAGTGCAGTAATTGCCATGACAGGAGCTATTCTTGTTTACCAGATCGGACAACCGAGAATATGGATGACCATGAGTCGAGACGGTTTATTGTGGAAGCCTTTTGGTACTATTCATAAAAAATATCATACCCCCGGATTTGCAACTATTATTGCGGGTTTCTTTGTGGGAATACCTGCTATGTTCCTGGATATGCAGTTGGTTGTGGATTTGACAAGTGTGGGAACTTTTTTCGCTTTTATTTTAGTTTGTTCCGGAGTTTTATATTTAGATAACAAAGGTCTTTCTCATCAAGCTAAATTTAAATTAATTTATATCAACGGTCAATATTTAATTCCTTTGTCTTTTTGTTTGGCTATCATTTTGTTCTTAACCCAAACCAATTATAAGGAAATCCTTGCCGATAAACCTTTATTAGCTATTTTTTGGATTATCTGGTTCGGTTTATCTTTAGGTGCATTCAAATATAAATTTTCGCTAATACCTATTCTCGGTATTTTGTTTAATTTATATTTAATGACGGAATTAGGATGGTCTAATTGGGGAATGTTTATATTATGGCTATTGATCGGATTATCAATTTACTTCTTATATGGAAGGAAAAACAGTAAACTCGAAAAATTAATTCAAACTTCTCATAATCATTAA
- a CDS encoding DUF4136 domain-containing protein, producing the protein MKLKLLVMTAFCILLSSCALTTSYDFDKTVDFSNYKSFTIYQQGIDKLKLNDIDKSRIICALENQLKSKGLTESANGDLIVNVLASSKKVINVDNDPYWNGPWGWGYYWAPSSTVYETREGKLTFHLVDSKKNILVWEGMVDGFDVGNIKNKDEQINKAIQKIFNYYPPKKKNNSYY; encoded by the coding sequence ATGAAATTAAAACTTTTAGTTATGACTGCTTTTTGCATCTTACTTTCCAGCTGTGCATTAACTACTTCCTATGATTTTGACAAAACGGTTGATTTTTCAAATTATAAATCTTTTACCATTTATCAGCAGGGTATCGATAAATTAAAATTGAATGATATTGACAAAAGTCGTATCATCTGTGCTTTAGAGAATCAATTAAAAAGCAAGGGATTAACCGAAAGTGCCAACGGAGATTTGATCGTAAATGTTCTTGCTTCATCAAAAAAAGTTATTAACGTTGATAATGATCCATATTGGAACGGCCCGTGGGGATGGGGATATTATTGGGCTCCTTCCAGCACAGTTTATGAAACTCGTGAAGGAAAACTAACGTTTCATTTAGTGGATTCTAAAAAAAATATTCTAGTTTGGGAGGGTATGGTTGACGGTTTTGATGTTGGTAATATCAAAAATAAAGATGAACAAATAAATAAAGCCATTCAAAAAATATTTAATTATTATCCGCCTAAAAAGAAAAATAACTCATATTATTAA
- a CDS encoding BT0820 family HAD-type phosphatase yields MNNKIIAIDFDGTIVEDKYPEIGKPMIFAFETMKRLQSRGFRLILWTYRHGKRLEEAVEFCYKNGIEFYAVNSSFEGEIFDRETQSRKINADYFIDDRNLGGFPGWGEVYEIIKEKIEFGVEGRQVLAYSKRKHKNKRGFFSRIFKL; encoded by the coding sequence ATGAATAATAAGATAATAGCTATTGATTTTGATGGGACAATTGTAGAAGATAAATATCCGGAAATTGGTAAACCGATGATTTTTGCTTTTGAAACAATGAAAAGACTTCAGAGCAGAGGTTTTCGTTTAATCCTTTGGACTTATAGACATGGTAAGAGATTAGAAGAAGCCGTAGAATTTTGTTATAAAAACGGAATTGAATTTTATGCAGTGAATTCAAGTTTTGAAGGGGAAATATTTGATAGAGAGACCCAAAGTAGAAAAATAAATGCCGATTATTTCATTGATGACAGGAATTTAGGTGGATTTCCCGGATGGGGAGAAGTTTATGAAATTATAAAAGAAAAGATAGAATTTGGCGTAGAGGGAAGACAAGTATTGGCTTATTCAAAAAGAAAACATAAAAATAAGAGAGGTTTTTTTTCAAGAATTTTTAAATTATGA
- the map gene encoding type I methionyl aminopeptidase: MIQLKTKEEIELMYESAQLVSKTLGALAKEVKPGVTTLHLDKIAEEYIRDHGAIPGFLGLYDFPNTLCMSPNEQVVHGIPNNKPLEDGDIISIDCGALKNGFYGDQAYTFSVGSIDPEVDKMMRITKQSLYAGIKKCKAGNRIGDISFAIQLICENAGYGVVRELVGHGLGKEMHEDPQVPNYGRKGNGPKIEEGLVIAIEPMVNLGTYKVKFHNDGWTVTTRDNKPSCHFEHDVAVVNGEPKLLSTYKYIYDALGITSNEEDEFLYQPAQN, encoded by the coding sequence ATGATACAATTAAAAACAAAAGAAGAAATTGAATTGATGTACGAAAGCGCTCAATTGGTTTCTAAAACTTTGGGAGCACTGGCTAAAGAAGTTAAACCCGGAGTGACTACCTTACATTTAGATAAAATTGCTGAAGAATATATACGAGATCACGGTGCTATTCCCGGTTTTTTAGGATTGTATGACTTTCCTAATACTTTATGTATGTCTCCTAATGAACAAGTGGTTCACGGTATACCTAATAATAAACCGCTCGAAGATGGAGATATAATTTCCATTGATTGTGGAGCATTAAAAAATGGATTTTACGGAGATCAAGCGTATACATTTTCTGTAGGAAGCATTGATCCTGAAGTTGATAAAATGATGCGAATTACCAAACAAAGTTTATATGCAGGAATAAAAAAATGCAAAGCAGGAAATAGAATAGGGGACATAAGTTTTGCGATACAGTTAATTTGTGAAAATGCAGGATATGGAGTAGTACGCGAATTAGTAGGTCATGGTTTAGGTAAAGAAATGCATGAAGATCCGCAAGTTCCCAATTATGGAAGAAAAGGCAATGGTCCAAAAATAGAAGAAGGGTTAGTAATAGCAATTGAACCGATGGTCAATTTAGGTACATATAAAGTTAAATTCCATAACGACGGATGGACAGTCACCACGCGGGATAACAAACCCTCTTGTCATTTTGAACACGATGTTGCAGTAGTAAATGGAGAGCCAAAACTGCTTTCAACCTATAAATACATATATGATGCTTTAGGCATTACTTCCAATGAAGAAGATGAATTTTTATACCAACCCGCGCAGAATTAA